The genomic interval aacaattagaacaagatatatataataacaacaataacaatacatttatcaaaaaagacaagtgtgtgtgtgtggttagtgtttgtgagggggatattgatttaaatatctacaaagacttcagaatcagaatcttgtttattgccaggtgtatgaggtatacactaggaatttgctttggttttgtcggtgcaaataagcagtaaaaataacaatagaatagGTAAAAACGTTAgagtaaaataagaataaaaatgttgaaattctaccaatacACAATATAAgctttaaacaaaaaataaacataatataaacaGATAATAGCAAATATTGCCGGTGTGCAACTTCTGGGCAATGGTAACCAAACATAACACTGTgagtggaaataaataaatataaataagataaaaacagatatatGGGCAGCAATTACAAAACATCAATTGAATGCCCCTTTAAGcaacttttgaaacatttgatagatgaacagtttattgatagatgtgaaaagctactccataatttggttcccctaaatcttatcgaaaaatgacctctactagtgagacatttaggaggatgaagatctagagattgacgggttgagtaagaatgaacctgagaatttgttttaaaataggtcCTGAACTGCTCATGAATATTCCCTTCACCAGAAAGTATCttctaaataaaaacacatatttgagaaatattgatatcataaataGTAAGAATGTAGAGTTTctgaaatagaggagcagaggagatgtgtgactcTGATCGAGTTGCAATCCTCACAAAACGTTTTTGGAGGACTAAAATTGTAACACCTGTTGAAATAACCGAGTTTAACTTAACATATTTTTCACCAGATTTTGTGTTCAGTTGTgactaaaattaaataaaaagctcaGCAGTGTCTTCTGCTCAGTAAATACCAGCAATACTGTATTTTAATaattgaaatatgttttatttcttgATATCGTTTATTGATATCGTTCGTCACACagccatctgagaagccgtcatagtttggaaaagggcaggcactttaaaaaaagtacttggcaggtgattggatgaaccacctgtcaatcaaactcttgccgaagccagacGGTAGAAAGGAGCGAAAATATCTTTCCCATCaaaaaaagccttcagtgccgtactgtgctcttctttcaatgaagaagtACTccccagttctgatataactgatgctattgcagcagcGACGCTAACCTCTTCCTTTATGGGCAGGGGTCTTTCCGTTATAAGGagatgttcaaatgttttaccTTCAAATGTAAGGGGAAATGTCATTAAAACACTTGTTTTATCTCATCTGGACTATTGCTCAGAGGTTTGGTCTAGTGCTGCCGTGTCACACATAAAGAAGTTGCAAATTGCCCAGAATAAGGCAGCGCGTTGTTTACTACTTTGTTCATACAGAACTAATGTCAATGAAATGCATAACAGTCTATCGTGGTTAAAAGTAAAAGACAGATTTACTGCTGCGTTGCTTAATCTCATTAGAAATATATCAGTAACTAAATTGCCGCGGGTATTATATAAACAGTTATGCTTCAGTTCTGATGAACATGAGTACAGTACCAGGCATGCCACTGAAGGCAGATTCACACTTCCTTAggtgaaaacaaaaatgttgaaaagTATACTATAGTGTACAGAGCAATGATGACATGGAACACTCTGCCTGGCAATAGCaaaaatttatttaaattattatcatTGAAAAAACATCTCCTAGTTGAACAactctctgtgtctgctgataATTAGCTCACATCAAATCCTAAAAGGTTTAATGTTGGATAAATACAAAGTCCTGTTAATATTTATGATAAAAGAAGTTGTTGCTTGCTCTGTTTATTGTATTCTGACATGCTACGGTCCAACCACTAATGAATCATATTTAGCTCTATACTCTGTGAATAGTATTAACTAGAATAGTATTAACTTAGGAACTTAGGTCGTGTGTTGTGTGTCGGGTTGTGTCTtgaatattgttgtgttttgttgctgtcgcttttgttgttgtggtcattgttggtaaagattgtaatgtgattatgtACTGAAGTGTAGTTTAAGAGTTCACAGTGCTTTGAGTGAACTCCAGGAAGGAAAGCTGAGCTTCAGCCACAGCTACTGGAGATccaaataaaagataaagattAAGAAAAAgaagccgccattgttgtttagaacataCAGTCACCTCTCCCTGTCGTCTTACAGTGTGGTAACACACAACTAAGCCACGCCTGTAGCTCCTCTTGGGACACTAATCGGTCCGTGCTCCGGCTCgccggacacaaacacattacttgaagcctgacaagatggattttcacgTGATCCTGTGAATCTTGTGTGATCTCGTGATATCGCAAGAATCTAGCTGCCATGAAAGGGAAATTCCTTTCTGCTAATACTTTGATTTGTCAAAGTTCTATCTCATTCCAATCCAAACAAAAAGTTCAGGGATTTTGTGATACAACTGCTttgaaagattatttttttccatttctgcctCAGTAATTAAATGTACAATCTTTGTCGGTCTCAGCTGtgttgtcatgttgtgtttCACCAGGTGAGCGACGGCTGGAGAgcgtttctcctcctctccctctgcctccagTTGACCAGCTGGACGTTCGTCATCTACTGGTCCCATCATCACTGGCACAAGCATCCGATCAGCCGATCCCTGCGGGCCCACGTACGGCCTCCTCACGCCGGCTGGGGCTCCGTGGCAACCAGCATCAACGATGAGTTCAGACGCATAGATAAGTTTGCCACAGGGGCGCCTGGAGCCAGAGTTATTGTTACTGACAGCTGGGTGTTAAAggtgagtaaaaaaaaacctttcatCTGTGTTCACATTGTTGTTTTGGTGCAAATTTGAGGGCTCCAAACTACGGCCTGTCAGCCATGTGCTGGCTGACACCTTGATTTATATGGTCCTTGAGTTATTCTAAAATTAGACCTGTATTTGGGCTGCTGGTTATATTCAAATGCAGTTCTCATTGTGAAAGCTAGGTGTCATCATCACCATATGTGTAGATTGCCAGGTATTTAGGTATTTTAaatcagcaacaacaacattcaTCCACATGCCTGACCGATATTTGTCCTTCTCTTAGGTGACCACCTATCACGTCTACATGGCCTTACAGAGTGAATGTGACGTGACGGTGACAGAGTCCAGACAGCACCAGCTGAGTCCAGACTCGGTCTCCCCCTCGCAGATCTTGACCCTGAGAGTGGACAGCGTCAACCCTGCCGTCAAAGCATTTAATATCGggtacgagtgtgtgtgtgtgtgtgtgtgtgtgtcagtgtggtcTTGAGCTGTCGGGACAAAACGGCACATGCCATGTCCGAAAAAGCCATGTCACCTTTCCACTGTTTCCAGGCTCAACTCTACGGAGTACGCAGAGCTCAGGGAGAAGCTCCACGTTCCCATCAGAAACTCTGCCAATGTAGTGATCCACCAAACCATCAGTGAACTCTTCCTGGATACATTTAGAGCTCAGGTGGACCTCAATCAAGCATACACACTCCCCAGTGGACAGGTACActatgctgtttgtgtgtgtttatgcaacTGCTTTGCTAAAATCCATGTCCATATGATCACAATAACAATGCAAAAATGATTCTGAAGAATATTCTCTCTCTATACACACAGGAGGTGGAACCCTGTATAGGCTGTATGCAGGTTCCATCAAACACCAAGCTGGTCAGACTCTGCCACGCAGAAGGTAAgcgtgtgcatgtttgtgtgttagttAATGTAGTCCTATCCAGGGtgtgaaattagcacccgccaaatgcgggtaaattgttggcattgGCGGGTGAAATCACCAGGACACCCCGCccctttggcaggcagggaaaacgctagtgatgggaatagagaactgtagttgtccgctttcttggcatctcaggcctccgtgactatcgattccccTTCAATGCTTTCCAGTTTACCAGTTACGcgtgcacaatgacgcatacgcacggctgtatcatgtttcagtttgtttgaccagagacacggcggagagaaaataaagcgctcaaaagcatggcgctactaaacctgagggggtgCACCCTATTTCTCCCTGATAATGCgccactgtgaacaacaaatctgtgtttaaatcagcaggaggagagttagtaacgttagctgttagcagcaggtgggcagcacagtcctgcttggttaaatagcAGAGCTACTAacattaacggaggtgccattgagttattattatgaggcgttcaaagtctgctcaggGAAAAGGACTAtggggcgaaggtaaattacaacat from Sebastes fasciatus isolate fSebFas1 chromosome 10, fSebFas1.pri, whole genome shotgun sequence carries:
- the tmem129 gene encoding E3 ubiquitin-protein ligase TM129 → MESPELSFTLAYIVFSLCFVFTPNEFRSAGLTVQNLFSSWLGSEEVGFIQYHIRRTSITLLLHSALPLGYYMGMCIAAPEKNLGYIHEVSDGWRAFLLLSLCLQLTSWTFVIYWSHHHWHKHPISRSLRAHVRPPHAGWGSVATSINDEFRRIDKFATGAPGARVIVTDSWVLKVTTYHVYMALQSECDVTVTESRQHQLSPDSVSPSQILTLRVDSVNPAVKAFNIGLNSTEYAELREKLHVPIRNSANVVIHQTISELFLDTFRAQVDLNQAYTLPSGQEVEPCIGCMQVPSNTKLVRLCHAEGADNEPECQQCFCRPMWCLSCLGRWFASRQDQQRPETWLSSRVPCPTCRAKFCILDICVVH